In one Arachis duranensis cultivar V14167 chromosome 9, aradu.V14167.gnm2.J7QH, whole genome shotgun sequence genomic region, the following are encoded:
- the LOC107467320 gene encoding uncharacterized protein LOC107467320 isoform X1 produces the protein MMDFDEYEYLEKAVENPELRKEKEATNGRSGGFKSEEKGYSRSSRHKDDRDGDDDNDNDVDHRSKHSKSGDGSRGDYDKHKERGSSHRHSRSRDGNKEKDEHRSSRSSRDGKRDKDRDDEDKYGRERDRERDRERDREKESSRRSRSQSERRKSDPDDRERERSRDREHRDSERSRDKDYRDRERARESRERDRESRRHKEKKEEAAEPEVDPERDQRTVFAYQISLKADERDVYEFFSRAGKVRDVRLIMDRNSRRSKGVGYIEFYDVMSVPMAIALSGQFLLGQPVMVKPSEAEKNLVQSTTSVATGPAGVIGPYSGGARRLYVGNLHFNMTETDLRTVFEAFGQVELVQLPLDESGNCKGFGFVQFARLEDARNAQSLNGQLEIGGRTIKVSAITDQSGMQEVGGNTGDLDDDEGGGLSLNASSRALLMQKLNRSGTAPSMTGSAGNAAVNVTGLNMPATVGSPLSSIPTVPGLPGGGLQVPTPTISSIDTIGVPSECLLLKNMFDPKDEKEPDFDLDIKEDVEAECSKFGKLKHIFVDKNSAGSVYLRFENTQSAISAQRALHGRWFAGKMITASFMVPQTYEDKFPDSR, from the exons ATGATGGACTTCGATGAATATGAGTACTTAGAGAAAGCAGTTGAGAATCCCGAGCTTAGGAAGGAGAAGGAAGCCACTAATGGCAGGAGTGGAGGTTTCAAATCAGAAGAGAAAGGGTATAGTAGGAGTTCCAGGCATAAGGATGATcgtgatggtgatgatgataatgataatgatgtGGATCACCGCTCTAAGCATTCAAAATCTGGCGATGGTTCTCGTGGTGATTACGATAAGCACAAGGAAAGAGGCTCGTCGCATCGTCACTCCCGGTCCAGAGATGGAAACAAGGAGAAGGATGAGCATAGAAGCTCTAGGAGCAGCAGGGATGGGAAGAGAGATAAGGACAGAGATGATGAGGACAAGTATGGAAGGGAGCGAGACAGAGAACGTGACCGTGAAAGGGACAGGGAGAAAGAGAGCTCACGGCGAAGCAGAAGTCAATCCGAAAGGCGTAAGAGTGATCCTGATgacagagaaagagagaggagtCGTGACAGGGAGCATAGAGACAGTGAAAGGAGCCGGGATAAGGATTACAGAGACAGGGAAAGGGCAAGGGAATCCAGGGAACGGGATAGAGAAAGCAG aagacataaagagaaaaaggaagaggcaGCAGAACCCGAGGTTGATCCTGAAAGAGATCAAAGAACTGTGTTCGCTTATCAG ATTTCTCTGAAAGCAGATGAAAGAGATGTGTATGAGTTCTTCTCAAGGGCGGGCAAG GTGCGAGATGTTCGGTTAATTATGGACCGCAATTCAAGACGCTCTAAGGGTGTTGG GTATATTGAGTTCTATGATGTCATGTCTGTCCCCATGGCAATAGCACTTTCTGGCCAATTTCTTCTTGGTCAACCAGTGATGGTGAAGCCATCAGAAGCAGAAAAAAATTTGGTTCAGTCCACAACATCTGTTGCTACTGGACCTGCTGGAGTTATAGGCCCATATTCAGGGGGAGCAAGAAGGCTATATGTAGGCAATCTGCATTTCAATATGACCGAAACTGATCTTCGGACG GTGTTTGAAGCATTTGGTCAGGTTGAGCTTGTCCAGCTGCCTCTTGATGAAAGTGGGAACTGCAAAGGTTTTGGCTTTGTGCAG TTTGCACGCCTTGAAGATGCGAGAAATGCACAGAGCTTGAATGGTCAATTGGAAATTGGTGGCAGGACAATCAAG GTGTCCGCTATTACTGATCAATCTggaatgcaagaagttggaGGAAATACTGGTGatcttgatgatgatgaaggtGGTGGCTTG tCCCTGAATGCCAGTTCTCGAGCATTACTCATGCAGAAGTTGAACCGCAGTGGCACTGCACCTAG CATGACTGGTTCAGCTGGTAATGCTGCTGTCAACGTCACTGGCCTTAATATGCCCGCAACAGTCggttctcccctttcttctatTCCTACGGTACCTGGATTGCCAGGTGGAGGCCTTCAAGTTCCCACACCTACCATTTCCTCTATTGATACAATTGGTGTTCCAAGTGAATGCTTACTGTTAAAGAATATGTTTGATCCCAAAGACGAG AAGGAACCGGATTTTGATTTGGATATTAAAGAAGATGTTGAGGCAGAATGCTCTAAGTTTGGGAAGTTAAAGCACATCTTTGTCGATAA AAATAGTGCTGGTTCCGTCTACTTACGGTTCGAAAATACTCAATCCGCAATAAGTGCACAGCGTGCCCTACATGGAAGATGGTTTGCTGGGAAGATGATCACTGCAAGCTTTATG GTTCCCCAGACATATGAGGATAAATTCCCAGATAGCAGATGA
- the LOC107467320 gene encoding uncharacterized protein LOC107467320 isoform X6 — MDRNSRRSKGVGYIEFYDVMSVPMAIALSGQFLLGQPVMVKPSEAEKNLVQSTTSVATGPAGVIGPYSGGARRLYVGNLHFNMTETDLRTVFEAFGQVELVQLPLDESGNCKGFGFVQFARLEDARNAQSLNGQLEIGGRTIKVSAITDQSGMQEVGGNTGDLDDDEGGGLSLNASSRALLMQKLNRSGTAPSMTGSAGNAAVNVTGLNMPATVGSPLSSIPTVPGLPGGGLQVPTPTISSIDTIGVPSECLLLKNMFDPKDEKEPDFDLDIKEDVEAECSKFGKLKHIFVDKNSAGSVYLRFENTQSAISAQRALHGRWFAGKMITASFMVPQTYEDKFPDSR; from the exons ATGGACCGCAATTCAAGACGCTCTAAGGGTGTTGG GTATATTGAGTTCTATGATGTCATGTCTGTCCCCATGGCAATAGCACTTTCTGGCCAATTTCTTCTTGGTCAACCAGTGATGGTGAAGCCATCAGAAGCAGAAAAAAATTTGGTTCAGTCCACAACATCTGTTGCTACTGGACCTGCTGGAGTTATAGGCCCATATTCAGGGGGAGCAAGAAGGCTATATGTAGGCAATCTGCATTTCAATATGACCGAAACTGATCTTCGGACG GTGTTTGAAGCATTTGGTCAGGTTGAGCTTGTCCAGCTGCCTCTTGATGAAAGTGGGAACTGCAAAGGTTTTGGCTTTGTGCAG TTTGCACGCCTTGAAGATGCGAGAAATGCACAGAGCTTGAATGGTCAATTGGAAATTGGTGGCAGGACAATCAAG GTGTCCGCTATTACTGATCAATCTggaatgcaagaagttggaGGAAATACTGGTGatcttgatgatgatgaaggtGGTGGCTTG tCCCTGAATGCCAGTTCTCGAGCATTACTCATGCAGAAGTTGAACCGCAGTGGCACTGCACCTAG CATGACTGGTTCAGCTGGTAATGCTGCTGTCAACGTCACTGGCCTTAATATGCCCGCAACAGTCggttctcccctttcttctatTCCTACGGTACCTGGATTGCCAGGTGGAGGCCTTCAAGTTCCCACACCTACCATTTCCTCTATTGATACAATTGGTGTTCCAAGTGAATGCTTACTGTTAAAGAATATGTTTGATCCCAAAGACGAG AAGGAACCGGATTTTGATTTGGATATTAAAGAAGATGTTGAGGCAGAATGCTCTAAGTTTGGGAAGTTAAAGCACATCTTTGTCGATAA AAATAGTGCTGGTTCCGTCTACTTACGGTTCGAAAATACTCAATCCGCAATAAGTGCACAGCGTGCCCTACATGGAAGATGGTTTGCTGGGAAGATGATCACTGCAAGCTTTATG GTTCCCCAGACATATGAGGATAAATTCCCAGATAGCAGATGA
- the LOC107467322 gene encoding monooxygenase 2, with translation METTTVLIEEDIVIVGAGIAGLTAALGLHRLGIPSLVLESSDKLRATGFALTVWKNAWKALDAVGVANTLRSKHFQLEGNVNTSLITGQQTSTGSFKNESRCVKRHLMLEALASEIPNDRIRYLSKVVAIEESGFSKILHLSDGTTIKTKVLIGCDGVNSVVTKWLGFKEAAFAGRSAIRGYTEYKNNHGFEPKFMQFFGYGFRTGVIPTDEKGVYWFFTWNHTNQEKDQEHDPTKLKQFVLDKLEKMPSDVRSVIENTELHSFFSSRLRYRPPWELLFGNISKGNVCVAGDAFHPMTPDLGQGGCSALEDGVVLARCLGDVFSKKQGTQQLKDEQQYKRIEEALKKYANERRWRGIDLISTAYMIGVFQQGGSKLVAFLRDKFLATSLAGLLLKKSDFDCGKLDD, from the exons ATGGAAACAACAACAGTGTTAATTGAAGAAGATATTGTGATTGTTGGTGCTGGAATTGCTGGCCTAACTGCTGCCTTAGGGCTTCACAG GTTGGGTATCCCAAGTTTGGTGCTAGAATCTTCAGATAAACTGAGAGCTACTGGTTTTGCTCTAACAGTATGGAAGAATGCATGGAAGGCCTTGGATGCTGTTGGTGTTGCAAACACCCTCCGCTCCAAACATTTTCAACTTGAAGG GAATGTGAATACTTCATTGATCACAGGGCAACAGACATCAACTGGTTCTTTCAAGAA TGAAAGTCGTTGTGTTAAAAGGCACTTAATGTTGGAAGCACTTGCCAGTGAGATTCCTAATGACAGAATCAGATACTTGTCAAAGGTTGTAGCTATTGAGGAATCTGGATTCTCTAAGATACTGCATCTTTCTGATGGAACAACCATCAAAACTAAG GTTTTGATTGGTTGTGATGGAGTGAACTCTGTGGTTACAAAGTGGTTAGGCTTCAAGGAGGCCGCTTTCGCCGGAAGATCTGCAATCAGGGGATATACAGAGTACAAGAACAATCATGGGTTTGAGCCTAAGTTTATGCAGTTCTTCGGATACGGTTTTCGAACTGGGGTTATTCCTACTGATGAAAAGGGTGTTTATTGGTTTTTTACTTGGAATCATACCAATCAAG AGAAAGATCAAGAACATGACCCAACTAAATTGAAGCAATTTGTGTTGGACAAGCTTGAGAAAATGCCAAGTGATGTAAGATCAGTCATAGAAAACACTGAGCTACATAGCTTCTTTTCGTCGCGACTTAGATATAGACCTCCATGGGAGCTCTTGTTTGGAAACATCAGCAAAGGAAACGTTTGTGTCGCCGGAGATGCATTCCATCCCATGACTCCTGATCTTGGCCAAGGCGGTTGTTCTGCATTGGAAGATGGTGTTGTTCTTGCAAGGTGCTTAGGTGACGTATTCTCCAAGAAACAAGGAACACAGCAATTGAAAGATGAACAACAATACAAGAGGATTGAGGAAGCTTTGAAGAAATATGCAAATGAGAGAAGATGGAGAGGCATTGATCTCATTAGCACTGCCTATATGATTGGTGTTTTTCAGCAGGGTGGTTCTAAATTGGTTGCTTTTTTGAGGGACAAATTCTTGGCTACATCCCTTGCTGGTTTGTTACTCAAGAAATCTGATTTTGATTGTGGAAAATTAGACGACTAA
- the LOC107467320 gene encoding uncharacterized protein LOC107467320 isoform X4, which produces MAGVEVSNQKRKGIVGVPGIRMIVMVMMIMIMMWITALSIQNLAMVLVVITISTRKEARRIVTPGPEMETRRRMSIEALGAAGMGREIRTEMMRTSMEGSETENVTVKGTGRKRAHGEAEVNPKGVRVILMTEKERGVVTGSIETVKGAGIRITETGKGQGNPGNGIEKAGPSNLRTAINPNWRCCFNIRFCFICRRHKEKKEEAAEPEVDPERDQRTVFAYQISLKADERDVYEFFSRAGKVRDVRLIMDRNSRRSKGVGYIEFYDVMSVPMAIALSGQFLLGQPVMVKPSEAEKNLVQSTTSVATGPAGVIGPYSGGARRLYVGNLHFNMTETDLRTVFEAFGQVELVQLPLDESGNCKGFGFVQFARLEDARNAQSLNGQLEIGGRTIKVSAITDQSGMQEVGGNTGDLDDDEGGGLSLNASSRALLMQKLNRSGTAPSMTGSAGNAAVNVTGLNMPATVGSPLSSIPTVPGLPGGGLQVPTPTISSIDTIGVPSECLLLKNMFDPKDEKEPDFDLDIKEDVEAECSKFGKLKHIFVDKNSAGSVYLRFENTQSAISAQRALHGRWFAGKMITASFMVPQTYEDKFPDSR; this is translated from the exons ATGGCAGGAGTGGAGGTTTCAAATCAGAAGAGAAAGGGTATAGTAGGAGTTCCAGGCATAAGGATGATcgtgatggtgatgatgataatgataatgatgtGGATCACCGCTCTAAGCATTCAAAATCTGGCGATGGTTCTCGTGGTGATTACGATAAGCACAAGGAAAGAGGCTCGTCGCATCGTCACTCCCGGTCCAGAGATGGAAACAAGGAGAAGGATGAGCATAGAAGCTCTAGGAGCAGCAGGGATGGGAAGAGAGATAAGGACAGAGATGATGAGGACAAGTATGGAAGGGAGCGAGACAGAGAACGTGACCGTGAAAGGGACAGGGAGAAAGAGAGCTCACGGCGAAGCAGAAGTCAATCCGAAAGGCGTAAGAGTGATCCTGATgacagagaaagagagaggagtCGTGACAGGGAGCATAGAGACAGTGAAAGGAGCCGGGATAAGGATTACAGAGACAGGGAAAGGGCAAGGGAATCCAGGGAACGGGATAGAGAAAGCAG GTCCCTCAAACCTTCGTACTGCTATCAATCCAAATTGGCGATGCTGTTTCAATATaagattttgttttatttgtagAAG acataaagagaaaaaggaagaggcaGCAGAACCCGAGGTTGATCCTGAAAGAGATCAAAGAACTGTGTTCGCTTATCAG ATTTCTCTGAAAGCAGATGAAAGAGATGTGTATGAGTTCTTCTCAAGGGCGGGCAAG GTGCGAGATGTTCGGTTAATTATGGACCGCAATTCAAGACGCTCTAAGGGTGTTGG GTATATTGAGTTCTATGATGTCATGTCTGTCCCCATGGCAATAGCACTTTCTGGCCAATTTCTTCTTGGTCAACCAGTGATGGTGAAGCCATCAGAAGCAGAAAAAAATTTGGTTCAGTCCACAACATCTGTTGCTACTGGACCTGCTGGAGTTATAGGCCCATATTCAGGGGGAGCAAGAAGGCTATATGTAGGCAATCTGCATTTCAATATGACCGAAACTGATCTTCGGACG GTGTTTGAAGCATTTGGTCAGGTTGAGCTTGTCCAGCTGCCTCTTGATGAAAGTGGGAACTGCAAAGGTTTTGGCTTTGTGCAG TTTGCACGCCTTGAAGATGCGAGAAATGCACAGAGCTTGAATGGTCAATTGGAAATTGGTGGCAGGACAATCAAG GTGTCCGCTATTACTGATCAATCTggaatgcaagaagttggaGGAAATACTGGTGatcttgatgatgatgaaggtGGTGGCTTG tCCCTGAATGCCAGTTCTCGAGCATTACTCATGCAGAAGTTGAACCGCAGTGGCACTGCACCTAG CATGACTGGTTCAGCTGGTAATGCTGCTGTCAACGTCACTGGCCTTAATATGCCCGCAACAGTCggttctcccctttcttctatTCCTACGGTACCTGGATTGCCAGGTGGAGGCCTTCAAGTTCCCACACCTACCATTTCCTCTATTGATACAATTGGTGTTCCAAGTGAATGCTTACTGTTAAAGAATATGTTTGATCCCAAAGACGAG AAGGAACCGGATTTTGATTTGGATATTAAAGAAGATGTTGAGGCAGAATGCTCTAAGTTTGGGAAGTTAAAGCACATCTTTGTCGATAA AAATAGTGCTGGTTCCGTCTACTTACGGTTCGAAAATACTCAATCCGCAATAAGTGCACAGCGTGCCCTACATGGAAGATGGTTTGCTGGGAAGATGATCACTGCAAGCTTTATG GTTCCCCAGACATATGAGGATAAATTCCCAGATAGCAGATGA
- the LOC107467320 gene encoding uncharacterized protein LOC107467320 isoform X5, protein MFCIRHKEKKEEAAEPEVDPERDQRTVFAYQISLKADERDVYEFFSRAGKVRDVRLIMDRNSRRSKGVGYIEFYDVMSVPMAIALSGQFLLGQPVMVKPSEAEKNLVQSTTSVATGPAGVIGPYSGGARRLYVGNLHFNMTETDLRTVFEAFGQVELVQLPLDESGNCKGFGFVQFARLEDARNAQSLNGQLEIGGRTIKVSAITDQSGMQEVGGNTGDLDDDEGGGLSLNASSRALLMQKLNRSGTAPSMTGSAGNAAVNVTGLNMPATVGSPLSSIPTVPGLPGGGLQVPTPTISSIDTIGVPSECLLLKNMFDPKDEKEPDFDLDIKEDVEAECSKFGKLKHIFVDKNSAGSVYLRFENTQSAISAQRALHGRWFAGKMITASFMVPQTYEDKFPDSR, encoded by the exons ATGTTCTGCAT aagacataaagagaaaaaggaagaggcaGCAGAACCCGAGGTTGATCCTGAAAGAGATCAAAGAACTGTGTTCGCTTATCAG ATTTCTCTGAAAGCAGATGAAAGAGATGTGTATGAGTTCTTCTCAAGGGCGGGCAAG GTGCGAGATGTTCGGTTAATTATGGACCGCAATTCAAGACGCTCTAAGGGTGTTGG GTATATTGAGTTCTATGATGTCATGTCTGTCCCCATGGCAATAGCACTTTCTGGCCAATTTCTTCTTGGTCAACCAGTGATGGTGAAGCCATCAGAAGCAGAAAAAAATTTGGTTCAGTCCACAACATCTGTTGCTACTGGACCTGCTGGAGTTATAGGCCCATATTCAGGGGGAGCAAGAAGGCTATATGTAGGCAATCTGCATTTCAATATGACCGAAACTGATCTTCGGACG GTGTTTGAAGCATTTGGTCAGGTTGAGCTTGTCCAGCTGCCTCTTGATGAAAGTGGGAACTGCAAAGGTTTTGGCTTTGTGCAG TTTGCACGCCTTGAAGATGCGAGAAATGCACAGAGCTTGAATGGTCAATTGGAAATTGGTGGCAGGACAATCAAG GTGTCCGCTATTACTGATCAATCTggaatgcaagaagttggaGGAAATACTGGTGatcttgatgatgatgaaggtGGTGGCTTG tCCCTGAATGCCAGTTCTCGAGCATTACTCATGCAGAAGTTGAACCGCAGTGGCACTGCACCTAG CATGACTGGTTCAGCTGGTAATGCTGCTGTCAACGTCACTGGCCTTAATATGCCCGCAACAGTCggttctcccctttcttctatTCCTACGGTACCTGGATTGCCAGGTGGAGGCCTTCAAGTTCCCACACCTACCATTTCCTCTATTGATACAATTGGTGTTCCAAGTGAATGCTTACTGTTAAAGAATATGTTTGATCCCAAAGACGAG AAGGAACCGGATTTTGATTTGGATATTAAAGAAGATGTTGAGGCAGAATGCTCTAAGTTTGGGAAGTTAAAGCACATCTTTGTCGATAA AAATAGTGCTGGTTCCGTCTACTTACGGTTCGAAAATACTCAATCCGCAATAAGTGCACAGCGTGCCCTACATGGAAGATGGTTTGCTGGGAAGATGATCACTGCAAGCTTTATG GTTCCCCAGACATATGAGGATAAATTCCCAGATAGCAGATGA
- the LOC107467320 gene encoding uncharacterized protein LOC107467320 isoform X2, giving the protein MAGVEVSNQKRKGIVGVPGIRMIVMVMMIMIMMWITALSIQNLAMVLVVITISTRKEARRIVTPGPEMETRRRMSIEALGAAGMGREIRTEMMRTSMEGSETENVTVKGTGRKRAHGEAEVNPKGVRVILMTEKERGVVTGSIETVKGAGIRITETGKGQGNPGNGIEKAGPSNLRTAINPNWRCCFNIRFCFICRRRHKEKKEEAAEPEVDPERDQRTVFAYQISLKADERDVYEFFSRAGKVRDVRLIMDRNSRRSKGVGYIEFYDVMSVPMAIALSGQFLLGQPVMVKPSEAEKNLVQSTTSVATGPAGVIGPYSGGARRLYVGNLHFNMTETDLRTVFEAFGQVELVQLPLDESGNCKGFGFVQFARLEDARNAQSLNGQLEIGGRTIKVSAITDQSGMQEVGGNTGDLDDDEGGGLSLNASSRALLMQKLNRSGTAPSMTGSAGNAAVNVTGLNMPATVGSPLSSIPTVPGLPGGGLQVPTPTISSIDTIGVPSECLLLKNMFDPKDEKEPDFDLDIKEDVEAECSKFGKLKHIFVDKNSAGSVYLRFENTQSAISAQRALHGRWFAGKMITASFMVPQTYEDKFPDSR; this is encoded by the exons ATGGCAGGAGTGGAGGTTTCAAATCAGAAGAGAAAGGGTATAGTAGGAGTTCCAGGCATAAGGATGATcgtgatggtgatgatgataatgataatgatgtGGATCACCGCTCTAAGCATTCAAAATCTGGCGATGGTTCTCGTGGTGATTACGATAAGCACAAGGAAAGAGGCTCGTCGCATCGTCACTCCCGGTCCAGAGATGGAAACAAGGAGAAGGATGAGCATAGAAGCTCTAGGAGCAGCAGGGATGGGAAGAGAGATAAGGACAGAGATGATGAGGACAAGTATGGAAGGGAGCGAGACAGAGAACGTGACCGTGAAAGGGACAGGGAGAAAGAGAGCTCACGGCGAAGCAGAAGTCAATCCGAAAGGCGTAAGAGTGATCCTGATgacagagaaagagagaggagtCGTGACAGGGAGCATAGAGACAGTGAAAGGAGCCGGGATAAGGATTACAGAGACAGGGAAAGGGCAAGGGAATCCAGGGAACGGGATAGAGAAAGCAG GTCCCTCAAACCTTCGTACTGCTATCAATCCAAATTGGCGATGCTGTTTCAATATaagattttgttttatttgtagAAG aagacataaagagaaaaaggaagaggcaGCAGAACCCGAGGTTGATCCTGAAAGAGATCAAAGAACTGTGTTCGCTTATCAG ATTTCTCTGAAAGCAGATGAAAGAGATGTGTATGAGTTCTTCTCAAGGGCGGGCAAG GTGCGAGATGTTCGGTTAATTATGGACCGCAATTCAAGACGCTCTAAGGGTGTTGG GTATATTGAGTTCTATGATGTCATGTCTGTCCCCATGGCAATAGCACTTTCTGGCCAATTTCTTCTTGGTCAACCAGTGATGGTGAAGCCATCAGAAGCAGAAAAAAATTTGGTTCAGTCCACAACATCTGTTGCTACTGGACCTGCTGGAGTTATAGGCCCATATTCAGGGGGAGCAAGAAGGCTATATGTAGGCAATCTGCATTTCAATATGACCGAAACTGATCTTCGGACG GTGTTTGAAGCATTTGGTCAGGTTGAGCTTGTCCAGCTGCCTCTTGATGAAAGTGGGAACTGCAAAGGTTTTGGCTTTGTGCAG TTTGCACGCCTTGAAGATGCGAGAAATGCACAGAGCTTGAATGGTCAATTGGAAATTGGTGGCAGGACAATCAAG GTGTCCGCTATTACTGATCAATCTggaatgcaagaagttggaGGAAATACTGGTGatcttgatgatgatgaaggtGGTGGCTTG tCCCTGAATGCCAGTTCTCGAGCATTACTCATGCAGAAGTTGAACCGCAGTGGCACTGCACCTAG CATGACTGGTTCAGCTGGTAATGCTGCTGTCAACGTCACTGGCCTTAATATGCCCGCAACAGTCggttctcccctttcttctatTCCTACGGTACCTGGATTGCCAGGTGGAGGCCTTCAAGTTCCCACACCTACCATTTCCTCTATTGATACAATTGGTGTTCCAAGTGAATGCTTACTGTTAAAGAATATGTTTGATCCCAAAGACGAG AAGGAACCGGATTTTGATTTGGATATTAAAGAAGATGTTGAGGCAGAATGCTCTAAGTTTGGGAAGTTAAAGCACATCTTTGTCGATAA AAATAGTGCTGGTTCCGTCTACTTACGGTTCGAAAATACTCAATCCGCAATAAGTGCACAGCGTGCCCTACATGGAAGATGGTTTGCTGGGAAGATGATCACTGCAAGCTTTATG GTTCCCCAGACATATGAGGATAAATTCCCAGATAGCAGATGA
- the LOC107467320 gene encoding uncharacterized protein LOC107467320 isoform X3, which translates to MMDFDEYEYLEKAVENPELRKEKEATNGRSGGFKSEEKGYSRSSRHKDDRDGDDDNDNDVDHRSKHSKSGDGSRGDYDKHKERGSSHRHSRSRDGNKEKDEHRSSRSSRDGKRDKDRDDEDKYGRERDRERDRERDREKESSRRSRSQSERRKSDPDDRERERSRDREHRDSERSRDKDYRDRERARESRERDRESRHKEKKEEAAEPEVDPERDQRTVFAYQISLKADERDVYEFFSRAGKVRDVRLIMDRNSRRSKGVGYIEFYDVMSVPMAIALSGQFLLGQPVMVKPSEAEKNLVQSTTSVATGPAGVIGPYSGGARRLYVGNLHFNMTETDLRTVFEAFGQVELVQLPLDESGNCKGFGFVQFARLEDARNAQSLNGQLEIGGRTIKVSAITDQSGMQEVGGNTGDLDDDEGGGLSLNASSRALLMQKLNRSGTAPSMTGSAGNAAVNVTGLNMPATVGSPLSSIPTVPGLPGGGLQVPTPTISSIDTIGVPSECLLLKNMFDPKDEKEPDFDLDIKEDVEAECSKFGKLKHIFVDKNSAGSVYLRFENTQSAISAQRALHGRWFAGKMITASFMVPQTYEDKFPDSR; encoded by the exons ATGATGGACTTCGATGAATATGAGTACTTAGAGAAAGCAGTTGAGAATCCCGAGCTTAGGAAGGAGAAGGAAGCCACTAATGGCAGGAGTGGAGGTTTCAAATCAGAAGAGAAAGGGTATAGTAGGAGTTCCAGGCATAAGGATGATcgtgatggtgatgatgataatgataatgatgtGGATCACCGCTCTAAGCATTCAAAATCTGGCGATGGTTCTCGTGGTGATTACGATAAGCACAAGGAAAGAGGCTCGTCGCATCGTCACTCCCGGTCCAGAGATGGAAACAAGGAGAAGGATGAGCATAGAAGCTCTAGGAGCAGCAGGGATGGGAAGAGAGATAAGGACAGAGATGATGAGGACAAGTATGGAAGGGAGCGAGACAGAGAACGTGACCGTGAAAGGGACAGGGAGAAAGAGAGCTCACGGCGAAGCAGAAGTCAATCCGAAAGGCGTAAGAGTGATCCTGATgacagagaaagagagaggagtCGTGACAGGGAGCATAGAGACAGTGAAAGGAGCCGGGATAAGGATTACAGAGACAGGGAAAGGGCAAGGGAATCCAGGGAACGGGATAGAGAAAGCAG acataaagagaaaaaggaagaggcaGCAGAACCCGAGGTTGATCCTGAAAGAGATCAAAGAACTGTGTTCGCTTATCAG ATTTCTCTGAAAGCAGATGAAAGAGATGTGTATGAGTTCTTCTCAAGGGCGGGCAAG GTGCGAGATGTTCGGTTAATTATGGACCGCAATTCAAGACGCTCTAAGGGTGTTGG GTATATTGAGTTCTATGATGTCATGTCTGTCCCCATGGCAATAGCACTTTCTGGCCAATTTCTTCTTGGTCAACCAGTGATGGTGAAGCCATCAGAAGCAGAAAAAAATTTGGTTCAGTCCACAACATCTGTTGCTACTGGACCTGCTGGAGTTATAGGCCCATATTCAGGGGGAGCAAGAAGGCTATATGTAGGCAATCTGCATTTCAATATGACCGAAACTGATCTTCGGACG GTGTTTGAAGCATTTGGTCAGGTTGAGCTTGTCCAGCTGCCTCTTGATGAAAGTGGGAACTGCAAAGGTTTTGGCTTTGTGCAG TTTGCACGCCTTGAAGATGCGAGAAATGCACAGAGCTTGAATGGTCAATTGGAAATTGGTGGCAGGACAATCAAG GTGTCCGCTATTACTGATCAATCTggaatgcaagaagttggaGGAAATACTGGTGatcttgatgatgatgaaggtGGTGGCTTG tCCCTGAATGCCAGTTCTCGAGCATTACTCATGCAGAAGTTGAACCGCAGTGGCACTGCACCTAG CATGACTGGTTCAGCTGGTAATGCTGCTGTCAACGTCACTGGCCTTAATATGCCCGCAACAGTCggttctcccctttcttctatTCCTACGGTACCTGGATTGCCAGGTGGAGGCCTTCAAGTTCCCACACCTACCATTTCCTCTATTGATACAATTGGTGTTCCAAGTGAATGCTTACTGTTAAAGAATATGTTTGATCCCAAAGACGAG AAGGAACCGGATTTTGATTTGGATATTAAAGAAGATGTTGAGGCAGAATGCTCTAAGTTTGGGAAGTTAAAGCACATCTTTGTCGATAA AAATAGTGCTGGTTCCGTCTACTTACGGTTCGAAAATACTCAATCCGCAATAAGTGCACAGCGTGCCCTACATGGAAGATGGTTTGCTGGGAAGATGATCACTGCAAGCTTTATG GTTCCCCAGACATATGAGGATAAATTCCCAGATAGCAGATGA